CCAGCACGTCCGCGTCGACACCCGCCCTCTCCAGGAGCCGCCGGTCGGCCTCGAAGCCCATGACGGCGTACTGGTGGCAGTGGCGTTGCACGATCGCGCGGGCGTGGGCGGGCTCGACCTGCGGCGGACGCCAATCCGGGGCCCGTTCCTCCAGCAGTTCGGCGAGCGTCCGGGTCTGCCCGATCAGGAGCCGCACGTCCGGATCCTCGGGCAGCAGTTCGGCCGCGTCGGAGCGGAGCACGGCGGTGCAGCTCGGCTCCAGCCCGACGATCGGCGTGCCCCGACGCAGGTCCTCGCGCAGAACGTCGAGGGTTCGGCGCAGGGCGCGGCGCGCGATGCCGAGCTGGCCGGTGGAGATCCAGGTGAGGCCGCAGCACACCGTGCCCCGGGGGACCCTCACCCGGAACCCGGCGGCTTCGAGGACCTCGACGGCCGCGCGCCCGATGGCCGGAGTGAAGGAGTTGGTGAACGTGTCCGGCCAGAGCACCACCTCGCCGCGCGCTCCGTCGCCCTTCGGCCGCCGTCGCCGCCACCAGCCGGTGAAGTGCCCCTCGGCGAACAGGGGCACCGGCCGTTCGGAGGCGATGCCGCCCGCCGCCTTGATCACCCGGCTCAGTCCCGGCATGCGGGTCAGCGCGTTGACCGTCCCGGGGGCACGGCGGGCCATCGCGGCCCACAGCGGCAGCCAACCCATCGAGTAGTGGACGACGGGCCGCACCCGCCCCCGGTAGTGGTGGTGTAGGAACTCGGCCTTGTAGGTGGCCATGTCGACGTTGACGGGACAGTCGGCCCTGCACCCCTTGCAGGCCAGGCACAGGTCGAGGGCGTCGCGGACCTCCGTCGAGCGCCATCCGCCGTCGATGGGGGAGGCGTTGCGGAGCATCTCGAACAGCAGCCGCGACCGGCCCCGCGTGGAGTGCTCCTCCTCCCGGGTCGCCCGGTAGCTGGGGCACATCACCCCGCCCTCCAGCGACCGGCACTTGCCGACGCCGACGCAGCGCGCGGCGGCGGCGCTGAAGCGGTCCCCGTCGTGGGGATAGGAGAAGACCGTCGCGGGCTCGGCGGGCCGGAACCCCGCCCCGAACCTGAGGTCGTCGTCCAGCCGGTACGGCGCGACGACCTTGCCGGGGTTCATCCGGTCGTGCGGATCGAAGGCCGACTTCAGCCGGGCGAACGCCTCCGTCAACTCGGGGCCGAACATCTTCTCCAGCAGCTCGCCCCGGGCCTGGCCGTCGCCGTGCTCGCCCGACAGCGACCCGCCGTACCCGACGACCAGGTCGGTCGCCCGCTCCACGAAGGCGCGCATGGTGGCGACGCCCTGGGCCGTCTTCACGTCGAACGGCATGCGGACGTGGACGCACCCTTGGCCGAAGTGCCCGTACACCGCCGGCTGCCCGTACCCGAACTCGCGGAACAGCCCGTTCAGGTCGCGCAGATAGCCGGGGAGCCGTTCGGGCGGAACGGCGGAGTCCTCCCAGCCCGGCCACGCGTCCGGCTCGCCGGGCGCGTGCGCGGTGGCGCCGAGCCCCGACTCGCGGACCTGCCACAGTTGCCGCTGGTGCTCCGGGTCGTCGAAGAGGGTCGAGCCGATGGCGTCGCGGACGTCGGCGATGAGGTCCCGCGCCCGGTCCCGGCACTCCTCGATCGTGTCTCCGGCGAACCCCACCATCAGGTAGGAGTCGCCCTCGGGCAGCAGTTTCAGGGCCTCCGGGTGCAGGTGCTCGGCCCTCTCGAACCCCAGCAGGCGGTCGTCCAGGCCCTCCAGCGTCTGCGGCCCTCGCGGAACGATGTCCGGAACGTGCTCGGCGGCGGTGGCGAGGTCCGGGAAGCCCAGCACCGCCACCGCCGTGTGCCGGGGCACCGTGACGAGCTCCAGCTCCGCGCGCAGCACCGTGACCAGCGTGGACTCCGACCCCACGAGAAGACCCGCGACGTCGAAGCCCTGCTCGGGCAGCAGCGAGTCCAGGTTGTAGCCGGACACCCGGCGGGGGATGCGGGGATAGCGCGCCCGGACCTCGTCGCCGTACCGGTCGCGCAGCGCGGTCAGGGCCCGGAAGAGCTCGCCTAGACGGTCGCGCCGGGAGGTCAACCGGGCGAGCTCCTCGTCGCCGGTCCGGCCGACCCGGATCCGCAGCCCGTCGTGACAGAGCACCTCCAGCCCGCGGAGGTTGTCGACGACCTTGCCGTACGCCTGCGCGGTGGAGCCGCACGAGTTGTTGCCGATCATCCCGCCGATCGTGCAGTTGGCGTGGGTGGACGGCCGGGGCCCGTACTGCAGGCCGTGCGGGGCCAGCCGCCGGTTCAGGTCGTCGAGCACGATGCCGGGCTCCACCGTGCACAGCCGCCGGTCGGGGTCCACGGAGAGCAGCCGGTTGCAGTACTTGCTCCAGTCGATGACCACGGCGGCGTTGCAGCACTGGCCGGCCAGGCTGGTGCCGCCGCCGCGCGACAGCAGCGGCGCGTCGTGCTCGCGGCACACCGCGACGGCCTCGACCGCGGCCTCCACGGTGCGCGGCACGACCACGCCGATCGGCACGTGCCGATAGTTGGAGGCGTCGGTGGAGTACGCCGCGAGGCTCCCGGCGTCGAAGCGGACCTCGCCGTCCACCCGTGCCCGCAGGGCGCGTTCGAGGGCGCGCGGGTCGGGCCGGGGCCGGGTGCCGCGGACGACGGGCGGAGGAAGATCGACAACGCTCATGGGCTCCGTCACCTGGACCTCTCCTGGATGCGGTCTCCTGACCTGCTGCCCCGGCGGCGAACGGCTAAGCGCCGCCGAAGGTCACCGCCCGGGAAGGACTCCGCCCGCATCCGGTATCGCCCGTCCGGCCGCCGCGTTCGGGGTGACGTCGGCGGTCCGAAAATCGTGTTCGAGTGCGTAGAAGTGGCCGGTGATGTGCTTTCGGTGAGCACTCATCCGGTGTTCTCTTGTGCGCAACTCACAAGAAACACCACCGAGATGCAGGCTGTGGAGAGGTGTGAGACCATGCCCCTGAGTTGTCTCCGGCTGATGCGAACGGGTGCAGGTCATGGGGCGGGCGAGCGGGCGGGAGAGGGCCGGGCTGCCTTCCGGCCGTCATCACCTTTCCCGCGAACACGTCGTCGACAACCAACTCGGCCGAGTGCTGCAGGCGGTGGTCGAAGTGGCCGGCACGAAAGGCTACGGCGCGCTCACGGTGGACCGCATCGTCGCCCATTCCGGAGTCTCCCGCCGCACTTTCTATGAGCTCTTCCGCAACAAGGACGAGGCGTTCATCGGCGCCTACGACACGGTGGTGAACCGGATGTCGGAGGCGATCGTCGAGAGCATGGAGACGGCCGACGACCCGGCCGCCAAGATGCGCGCCGGGCTGTCGGAGTATTTGCGGTTCCTGTCCGCCGACCCGTTGGCCGCGCGGGTCGCCGTCGTCGAGGTGCTGGCCGCGGGTCCCGAGGCCGTGGCCCGGCGGGACGCGACCCGACGGCGGTTCGTCCGCACCATCGCGGCCTTCGTGCGGGAGCTCGACCCGGACTGGCCGGAGCCCGAGCTGACCGCGGAGGGCATGGCGGGCGCCGTCCGCGAACTCGTCTACTTCCGCATCCTGCGCGGCGAGACCGAGACCCTGCCCGCCCTTTTCCCCGGGTTGCTCAGAATGTTCGTGATGCCCCGTCGCGCCCGCGGGCCGCGCGAGGCCCATTGACGCCGTGCGCAAGGCCCCGGAACGGAGGGGAGCCATTCCGGGGCCTTGCACCGCGCATCCCGATGCACCGCCGGCCGGGTGTCCAACGGCGGGCGGCGGGGCCTTGCGCATCGGGGGCGGCGCCCGGTGCGGGCGTCGAGGGCGACGCCCTGAATCGCGATCAGGAAACCTGGCCCCCAGCGCTATCGCATGCAGTCAAGCACGGGTCTTCGAAGATCACGATGAGAAGACCGGAATTCGCGGGCACGACCCGGAGCCGCCCTTTCGAAACGCCCTGACACGCCGGTCGAATGGCGATAATCGGCGCGATGGGGCCACCCGGGGGAGCCCGCCCCCGACCGCCCGTTCCCGGCCGGTGGGCCCGCCGATCGGGTGATCGCGTGCGTAGGATGCCGGGCATGGCATCGCGCACCTGGCGGATCCTGGCCCTGCCCCCGCTCGACGAGGGGCTGCTGCGCGGGCTGGTCGCCCCGCTCGGCGACGCCGCCGAACTGCTGCTCCCCGCGACCCGGGACGCCGCCGGGCTGCACGCGGCCCTCGCGGACGCCGACCTGGTGATCGGCGACTACACCGGACTGCTGGCCATGGACGCGGCGGCGGTGGCGGCGGCCCCCCGGCTGGCGTTCGTGCAGATGCCGCAGGTCGGGGTGGACGGCTGCGACCTGGCGGCGCTGACCGGGGCCGGGGTGCCGGTGGCCAACACGGCGGGGGCCAACACCCGGGCGGTCGCCGAGTGGGCGGTCGGGGCCGCGTTCGCGCTCTGCCGCCACCTGGCCTGGGCGGACCGGCGGGTCCGGGCGGGGGAGTGGCCGCAGCCGGAGCTGCTGATGCGCGGCACCCGCGAGATCCACGCCCAACGGGTCGGGATCCTGGGCCACGGCGCGATCGGGGCCGAGACGGCCTCGCTGTTCGCGGCGCTGGGGGCCCCGGTGTCGTACTGGTCGCGCACGCCCAAGCCGGACGCCGTCGCCGAGTACCGCCCGCTCGACGACCTGCTGTCGACCTCCGACGTGCTCGTCCTGGCGCTGCCCCTGACGCCGGAGACCGCCGGACTGCTGGACGCGGCGAGGCTCGCCCTGCTGCCCCATGGCGCGCTGCTGGTGAACGTCGCGCGGGGCGGTGTCGTCGACGAGGCGGCGCTGCTCGCCGCCCTGGACTCCGGAGCGCTGGGCGGGGCGGCCCTCGACGTGTTCGCCGAGGAGCCGCCCCCCGTGGCCTCACCGCTGCGCGCGCACGACAACGTCCTGCTGTCGCCCCACGTGGCCGGCGCGAGCGGTCAGGCCCAGCTCAACATCGTTCAGGTGGTCGTCGACAACATCACCGCCGCCGTCCGCGGAGAGCCGGTCCGCAACGTGGTCAACGGCGTCGACCCGCTGATCCGCCTCCGCTGAACGTCAGGGGCCGGCGGCCTGTCGCTCCGGCTCGGCGATGGACCCCCAGTAGGCCAGGTCGTCCTTCTCCAGGTGCGAGATCTGGCTCCAGAACTCCCGGTCCTCGGCCTCGGCGGCGACCTGGGCGCTGAGGATCGGCATCGCCATGGTGACGGCGTCGGCCGCTTCGAGGGTCGCGGGGGTCACGTCGGCCGGCAGCGCCACCGGGGCGCGGTGGTGGCGTCCGCGCTTGCGGATCCGTACGGGGGACGAGGCGGGGAGGCGTCCGACGGCGGTCTTGCCGAGGGCCAGCGCCAGGCTGCCGACGATCGCGACCGCCAGCAGCTCGCCCAGGGCGGGCCCCGAGCGGTCCGCCGAGTCGTCGCGCTCGCGCGCGCCGACCGTCCCGGCGGCGGTGGCGGCCGCGGTCAGGTCGCCGTGGATCGCGTCGAGCCGCCCGGCCGGCGGGGCGGGGGCGGCGTGCTTGGGGGCGTACTCCTTCTCGGTCCTCGGGGTCCCGCCGCCGGAGACCACCGACTCCACGGACCTGCCGGCGACCTTGACCTGCGCGGGGTAGCCGTAGCCGACGATGGAGTCGGTGGAGCGTTCCTTGCGCTTGAGGTGGACGCCGTCCGCGTTGGCCTCGATGGTGTGGACGGTGTCGCCGTCGGCCCTCTCCACGATGCCGACGTGTTGGATGTCGTCCAGGCTCTTGGAGCCGGACCAGGCGAAGAAGACGATCGCGCCGGGCTCCGGGTCGGTGCCCCAGGCGTCCTCCTTCTTGAACCACTGGGCGTGGAAGGGCGTGTAGGCGAACTGCCCGGCCCACTCGGTGACACCCGCCTTGTCGGCGGCCCAGGCCAGGAACATGTCGCACCAGGGCGCCGTCTTGAAGTAGGAGTCCTGATCGACGTTCTCGCCGTACCAGTCGCCGTACTTGGTGTAGCCGTCCGACTTCTCACGGTAGCCGAGTTCGTCCTTGGCGACGTCGAGCAGTTTCTTCCCGATGGGATCCATGAACTCTCCTTCAGGACCGCCTACCGGGTTAGCTGACGGGTTCGGGCCAGGAGTCGCCCTACCGCACACGGCGGATTCACCCCAGGAGCAGTGGGTCCCCGGCTCCCGGGGACGCGGGGGCGCCACCGGGACTCGGCGTCCGGTCCGCACCCCCCGGGAGGGGAGGTAGGTGACGGACCGTTATCAGGGCAAAGTACTGACCGTTAAAGGGTCGGGCAAGGATGCGTAAAGTAAAATCACCCAGAGTGTCCATGTAGGTACGAACCGTACTTACAGTCCGTTTCCACCCCGAATCGGGCTGCACGGCCGTTCCCGCCGTGCGATCGGGGTCAGACGCGCACGCCGGAGGTCTCCAGCACCGAGACCCTCCCCGTGTCGAGTTCGTAGTAGGCGCCGACGAGTCCCAGCCGCCCCCGACGGACCCGATCGGTCAGCGCCGGGTCCCGTTCGAGGACCGCCACCGTGCGGCTGACGTGCGCGCGCACCGTCTGGTCCGTGAGATCGCCGCCGCGACGATGGGCGTCGGCCACGGCGGGCCGCAGCGCGTCCGCCACCCGGTCGAGATGGCCGGGCAGGGACCGCCCGTTGTCGATCGCGTCGATGGCAGCCCGCACCGCGCCGCACCGCTGGTGCCCCAGCACCACGATCAGCGGCACGTCGTCCTGCACCGGCCCGTACTCGACGGAGCCGATGACGAGGTCGTCCAGGCTCTCGCCGCCCGTGCGGATGACGAACAGGTCGCCGATGCCCTGGTCGAAGACCGCCTCCGGGGGCACCCGCGAGTCGATGCACGACACCACGGTCGCGAACGGGTGCTGCTCGGCCGACACCTCCCAGCGGCGCTCGGTGCTCTGGTGCGGGTGCTGCGGCCGGCCCGCGACCCACAGCCGGTTGCCGGCCGCCAGTCGGGCCCACGCCTCGGTCGGACTCGGCCGGCCGTGCGCGGGCGGCGTCGAGCGCGGGGCCCGGCCCGTCGGCGTGCGCGCGCCCCCGCCGGCCCCCGCCGCCGCCGTGCCGTCGTCCGTGCAGCCGGCCAGGGCCGGGCCCAGCAGCGCGAGCCCGGCGGTGGCCAGGGCACCGCCCAGGACCCGGCGGCGGTCGGGCCGGGCGGTGCGGTCCGCGATCGGATCGGCGACGGATTCGGCGGTGTACGGGTCCCGGTGAGCGTCGTGAGCGTGTCGGGGGGCAGCGGACATCATCGGCCGTCCTTCCGGCTGATTCCCGGCCGTCCGGACCGCGAAGTCCGGTCGGCGCTGCGGAATATGCCATAAGGGTGATTTGTCGCGAACCCCCGAAGGATAATCCTCGCCCTGTCTGTCCGGATCGTCGGGTTATGTTTTGCTGGCCGCCCCGCTCCCGCAAGCTCGCCGTTGCGGCATTCGTCCCTTTCTTGGTGTTATCGCTGGTCAGTGGACCACTCCGGCGTCGGACGCCGATCACCCGACGGCGCGGCGCGCGAGCCCCGGCCGACTCCCGAGAGCACCGGTATCGACGCCGTGAAGTCCGTCACCTTTGTCTCTCCGCACCGGCACCGTTATCGCACCTCGACGATTTCGTCCCTTTGTTCGCCGCATTCGAGGTGGTCGACTTCTCGTTCGGGCCCTTCGGCGGGGTGGGCGGGCGGAACGCCGCCGTACGGTGCGCCGTCGGTGGGCTCGACGGAGGTTTTCGGCGTCGCGTCCTTGTCAGGCGGGCGGGGCGGGGTTATACAGGTGATAACAATGTTACGGAGAACTCATGCGCGTCGACTACCTCGAAGGCACGATGGCCCCCGTCCGTGAGGAGACCACCCTCACCGACCTGGCCGTCACCGGCGCCCTGCCGGAGCGGCTGAACGGCCGCTACCTGCGCAACGGCCCCAACCCGATCGGCGAGATCGACCCCGCGGCGTACCACTGGTTCACCGGGGACGGCATGGTCCACGGGGTCCGCCTGCGCGACGGCCGCGCCGAGTGGTACCGCAACCGCTGGGTCCGCGGCCCCCGCGCCGCCCGGCTGCTCGGCGAGCCCGACCGTCCCGCCGGGGGAGCCGCCGGGATGGACCTCGTCGGGGCCAACACCAACGTGATCGGTCACGCCGGGCGCACCCTGGCGCTCGTCGAGGGCGGCATCACCAACCTCGAGCTGACCGACGAGCTCGACACC
The DNA window shown above is from Thermomonospora umbrina and carries:
- a CDS encoding FAD-binding and (Fe-S)-binding domain-containing protein, with translation MSVVDLPPPVVRGTRPRPDPRALERALRARVDGEVRFDAGSLAAYSTDASNYRHVPIGVVVPRTVEAAVEAVAVCREHDAPLLSRGGGTSLAGQCCNAAVVIDWSKYCNRLLSVDPDRRLCTVEPGIVLDDLNRRLAPHGLQYGPRPSTHANCTIGGMIGNNSCGSTAQAYGKVVDNLRGLEVLCHDGLRIRVGRTGDEELARLTSRRDRLGELFRALTALRDRYGDEVRARYPRIPRRVSGYNLDSLLPEQGFDVAGLLVGSESTLVTVLRAELELVTVPRHTAVAVLGFPDLATAAEHVPDIVPRGPQTLEGLDDRLLGFERAEHLHPEALKLLPEGDSYLMVGFAGDTIEECRDRARDLIADVRDAIGSTLFDDPEHQRQLWQVRESGLGATAHAPGEPDAWPGWEDSAVPPERLPGYLRDLNGLFREFGYGQPAVYGHFGQGCVHVRMPFDVKTAQGVATMRAFVERATDLVVGYGGSLSGEHGDGQARGELLEKMFGPELTEAFARLKSAFDPHDRMNPGKVVAPYRLDDDLRFGAGFRPAEPATVFSYPHDGDRFSAAAARCVGVGKCRSLEGGVMCPSYRATREEEHSTRGRSRLLFEMLRNASPIDGGWRSTEVRDALDLCLACKGCRADCPVNVDMATYKAEFLHHHYRGRVRPVVHYSMGWLPLWAAMARRAPGTVNALTRMPGLSRVIKAAGGIASERPVPLFAEGHFTGWWRRRRPKGDGARGEVVLWPDTFTNSFTPAIGRAAVEVLEAAGFRVRVPRGTVCCGLTWISTGQLGIARRALRRTLDVLREDLRRGTPIVGLEPSCTAVLRSDAAELLPEDPDVRLLIGQTRTLAELLEERAPDWRPPQVEPAHARAIVQRHCHQYAVMGFEADRRLLERAGVDADVLDAGCCGLAGDFGFTRGHYEVSRDVAELGLLPAVRDASPDTLVLADGFSCRTQIEQEAGTGHVPVHLAEVLAAGLHRTAPRPDRPVPPGTARRLALAGGAAALAITVVALRRRRR
- a CDS encoding TetR/AcrR family transcriptional regulator, with protein sequence MGRASGRERAGLPSGRHHLSREHVVDNQLGRVLQAVVEVAGTKGYGALTVDRIVAHSGVSRRTFYELFRNKDEAFIGAYDTVVNRMSEAIVESMETADDPAAKMRAGLSEYLRFLSADPLAARVAVVEVLAAGPEAVARRDATRRRFVRTIAAFVRELDPDWPEPELTAEGMAGAVRELVYFRILRGETETLPALFPGLLRMFVMPRRARGPREAH
- a CDS encoding NAD(P)-dependent oxidoreductase, with translation MASRTWRILALPPLDEGLLRGLVAPLGDAAELLLPATRDAAGLHAALADADLVIGDYTGLLAMDAAAVAAAPRLAFVQMPQVGVDGCDLAALTGAGVPVANTAGANTRAVAEWAVGAAFALCRHLAWADRRVRAGEWPQPELLMRGTREIHAQRVGILGHGAIGAETASLFAALGAPVSYWSRTPKPDAVAEYRPLDDLLSTSDVLVLALPLTPETAGLLDAARLALLPHGALLVNVARGGVVDEAALLAALDSGALGGAALDVFAEEPPPVASPLRAHDNVLLSPHVAGASGQAQLNIVQVVVDNITAAVRGEPVRNVVNGVDPLIRLR
- a CDS encoding CHAP domain-containing protein; amino-acid sequence: MDPIGKKLLDVAKDELGYREKSDGYTKYGDWYGENVDQDSYFKTAPWCDMFLAWAADKAGVTEWAGQFAYTPFHAQWFKKEDAWGTDPEPGAIVFFAWSGSKSLDDIQHVGIVERADGDTVHTIEANADGVHLKRKERSTDSIVGYGYPAQVKVAGRSVESVVSGGGTPRTEKEYAPKHAAPAPPAGRLDAIHGDLTAAATAAGTVGARERDDSADRSGPALGELLAVAIVGSLALALGKTAVGRLPASSPVRIRKRGRHHRAPVALPADVTPATLEAADAVTMAMPILSAQVAAEAEDREFWSQISHLEKDDLAYWGSIAEPERQAAGP
- a CDS encoding carbonic anhydrase; protein product: MMSAAPRHAHDAHRDPYTAESVADPIADRTARPDRRRVLGGALATAGLALLGPALAGCTDDGTAAAGAGGGARTPTGRAPRSTPPAHGRPSPTEAWARLAAGNRLWVAGRPQHPHQSTERRWEVSAEQHPFATVVSCIDSRVPPEAVFDQGIGDLFVIRTGGESLDDLVIGSVEYGPVQDDVPLIVVLGHQRCGAVRAAIDAIDNGRSLPGHLDRVADALRPAVADAHRRGGDLTDQTVRAHVSRTVAVLERDPALTDRVRRGRLGLVGAYYELDTGRVSVLETSGVRV